From Camelus dromedarius isolate mCamDro1 chromosome 2, mCamDro1.pat, whole genome shotgun sequence, one genomic window encodes:
- the TMEM44 gene encoding transmembrane protein 44 isoform X5: MEEAPSPAPEPALWYWDYLDRCFARHRVCISFGLWICASSCWIAAHALLLYLRCGKKSGRDQSALCAACCLLTSLCDTVGAILAKQLTIQVFTGAYLAAIDLVSFVSILFPVCGSKFKSNSGRSSQERKKRQRLRASVFALALPLSLGPGWALWTAVPKASGPIRGPQRRLLGSLLQDNTEIFGYLLGSIAAFGSWASRIPPLSRICRGKTFPSIHLWTRLLSALAGLLYASAIVAHDRRPEYLLRATPWFLTSLGRAALDLAIIFLSWVMKSKMRQALGFASEARGNPDTQALLTCVEKEEESQEARTENSDWMPLIALPHCKPLKRMAAISRYMELTIEPVQQAGCSATRLPGDGQTSAGVASLQEPPSYPPVQVIRARVSSSSSSQASSINSDLEGLREDV, translated from the exons ATGGAGGAGGCGCCCAGCCCCGCGCCCGAGCCCGCGCTCTGGTACTGGGACTACCTGGACCGCTGCTTCGCTCGCCACCGCGTCTGCATCTCCTTCGGCCTGTGGATCTGCGCCTCCTCGTGCTGGATCGCCGCCCACGCGCT GCTTCTTTATCTGAGATGTGGGAAGAAATCTGGACGGGACCAGTCAGCGCTGTGTGCCGCGTGCTGCCTCCTGACCAGCCTATGTGACACAGTTGGGGCGATTCTGGCCAAACAGCTCACAATCCAG GTCTTCACTGGTGCCTACCTAGCAGCTATTGACCTGGTGAGCTTTGTGTCCATTCTCTTCCCAGTCTGTGGCTCCAAATTCAAGTCTAATTCGG GTCGGAGCtcccaggagaggaagaagaggcagcGGCTGAGGGCCAGCGTATTTGCCCTAGCCCTGCCGCTGAGCCTgggcccaggctgggctctgTGGACCGCTGTCCCAAAGGCTTCAGGCCCCATCCGAGGGCCGCAGCGGAGGTTGCTGGGAAGCCTGCTACAG GACAATACTGAAATCTTCGGCTACCTGCTGGGCAGTATCGCAGCCTTCGGCTCCTGGGCGTCCCGGATCCCCCCACTCTCCAGAATC TGCCGGGGTAAGACATTTCCCTCCATCCACCTGTGGACCCGGCTCCTGTCAGCACTGGCTGGCCTCCTCTATGCCTCGGCCATCGTGGCCCATGACCGGCGGCCTGAGTACCTGCTGCGGGCCACGCCCTGGTTCCTGACCTCCCTTGGCCGTGCGGCGCTGGACCTTGCT atcatttttctttcctgggtGATGAAAAGCAAGATGAGGCAGGCCTTGGGATTTGCCTCTGAAGCCAGAGGGAACCCCGACACGCAAGCCCTTCTGACCTgtgtggagaaggaggaagaaagccaGGAGGCAAGGACTGAG AATTCGGACTGGATGCCTCTCATCGCACTGCCGCACTGCAAGCCACTCAAGAGGATGGCAGCCATTAGTCGTTACATGGAGCTGACCATAGAGCCAGTGCAACAG GCAGGCTGCAGTGCCACCAGGCTGCCGGGCGACGGACAGACGAGCGCAGGAGTCGCGTCCCTGCAGGAGCCCCCGTCGTACCCTCCGGTTCAGGTCATCCGGGCCCGCGTctcctccagcagctcctcccaggcctcctccATCAACTCCGACCTCGAG
- the TMEM44 gene encoding transmembrane protein 44 isoform X4, translating into MEEAPSPAPEPALWYWDYLDRCFARHRVCISFGLWICASSCWIAAHALLLYLRCGKKSGRDQSALCAACCLLTSLCDTVGAILAKQLTIQVFTGAYLAAIDLVSFVSILFPVCGSKFKSNSGRSSQERKKRQRLRASVFALALPLSLGPGWALWTAVPKASGPIRGPQRRLLGSLLQDNTEIFGYLLGSIAAFGSWASRIPPLSRICRGKTFPSIHLWTRLLSALAGLLYASAIVAHDRRPEYLLRATPWFLTSLGRAALDLAIIFLSWVMKSKMRQALGFASEARGNPDTQALLTCVEKEEESQENSDWMPLIALPHCKPLKRMAAISRYMELTIEPVQQAGCSATRLPGDGQTSAGVASLQEPPSYPPVQVIRARVSSSSSSQASSINSDLEWDPEDVNLERNKDNMQMLRSQVHKWSVKPVDLTSDE; encoded by the exons ATGGAGGAGGCGCCCAGCCCCGCGCCCGAGCCCGCGCTCTGGTACTGGGACTACCTGGACCGCTGCTTCGCTCGCCACCGCGTCTGCATCTCCTTCGGCCTGTGGATCTGCGCCTCCTCGTGCTGGATCGCCGCCCACGCGCT GCTTCTTTATCTGAGATGTGGGAAGAAATCTGGACGGGACCAGTCAGCGCTGTGTGCCGCGTGCTGCCTCCTGACCAGCCTATGTGACACAGTTGGGGCGATTCTGGCCAAACAGCTCACAATCCAG GTCTTCACTGGTGCCTACCTAGCAGCTATTGACCTGGTGAGCTTTGTGTCCATTCTCTTCCCAGTCTGTGGCTCCAAATTCAAGTCTAATTCGG GTCGGAGCtcccaggagaggaagaagaggcagcGGCTGAGGGCCAGCGTATTTGCCCTAGCCCTGCCGCTGAGCCTgggcccaggctgggctctgTGGACCGCTGTCCCAAAGGCTTCAGGCCCCATCCGAGGGCCGCAGCGGAGGTTGCTGGGAAGCCTGCTACAG GACAATACTGAAATCTTCGGCTACCTGCTGGGCAGTATCGCAGCCTTCGGCTCCTGGGCGTCCCGGATCCCCCCACTCTCCAGAATC TGCCGGGGTAAGACATTTCCCTCCATCCACCTGTGGACCCGGCTCCTGTCAGCACTGGCTGGCCTCCTCTATGCCTCGGCCATCGTGGCCCATGACCGGCGGCCTGAGTACCTGCTGCGGGCCACGCCCTGGTTCCTGACCTCCCTTGGCCGTGCGGCGCTGGACCTTGCT atcatttttctttcctgggtGATGAAAAGCAAGATGAGGCAGGCCTTGGGATTTGCCTCTGAAGCCAGAGGGAACCCCGACACGCAAGCCCTTCTGACCTgtgtggagaaggaggaagaaagccaGGAG AATTCGGACTGGATGCCTCTCATCGCACTGCCGCACTGCAAGCCACTCAAGAGGATGGCAGCCATTAGTCGTTACATGGAGCTGACCATAGAGCCAGTGCAACAG GCAGGCTGCAGTGCCACCAGGCTGCCGGGCGACGGACAGACGAGCGCAGGAGTCGCGTCCCTGCAGGAGCCCCCGTCGTACCCTCCGGTTCAGGTCATCCGGGCCCGCGTctcctccagcagctcctcccaggcctcctccATCAACTCCGACCTCGAG
- the TMEM44 gene encoding transmembrane protein 44 isoform X1 has protein sequence MEEAPSPAPEPALWYWDYLDRCFARHRVCISFGLWICASSCWIAAHALLLYLRCGKKSGRDQSALCAACCLLTSLCDTVGAILAKQLTIQVFTGAYLAAIDLVSFVSILFPVCGSKFKSNSGRSSQERKKRQRLRASVFALALPLSLGPGWALWTAVPKASGPIRGPQRRLLGSLLQDNTEIFGYLLGSIAAFGSWASRIPPLSRICRGKTFPSIHLWTRLLSALAGLLYASAIVAHDRRPEYLLRATPWFLTSLGRAALDLAIIFLSWVMKSKMRQALGFASEARGNPDTQALLTCVEKEEESQEARTENSDWMPLIALPHCKPLKRMAAISRYMELTIEPVQQAGCSATRLPGDGQTSAGVASLQEPPSYPPVQVIRARVSSSSSSQASSINSDLEVRLCPPAGARRPPSPALAGVPAVAAPLSSHPPAPTSPTSPTSPPRGR, from the exons ATGGAGGAGGCGCCCAGCCCCGCGCCCGAGCCCGCGCTCTGGTACTGGGACTACCTGGACCGCTGCTTCGCTCGCCACCGCGTCTGCATCTCCTTCGGCCTGTGGATCTGCGCCTCCTCGTGCTGGATCGCCGCCCACGCGCT GCTTCTTTATCTGAGATGTGGGAAGAAATCTGGACGGGACCAGTCAGCGCTGTGTGCCGCGTGCTGCCTCCTGACCAGCCTATGTGACACAGTTGGGGCGATTCTGGCCAAACAGCTCACAATCCAG GTCTTCACTGGTGCCTACCTAGCAGCTATTGACCTGGTGAGCTTTGTGTCCATTCTCTTCCCAGTCTGTGGCTCCAAATTCAAGTCTAATTCGG GTCGGAGCtcccaggagaggaagaagaggcagcGGCTGAGGGCCAGCGTATTTGCCCTAGCCCTGCCGCTGAGCCTgggcccaggctgggctctgTGGACCGCTGTCCCAAAGGCTTCAGGCCCCATCCGAGGGCCGCAGCGGAGGTTGCTGGGAAGCCTGCTACAG GACAATACTGAAATCTTCGGCTACCTGCTGGGCAGTATCGCAGCCTTCGGCTCCTGGGCGTCCCGGATCCCCCCACTCTCCAGAATC TGCCGGGGTAAGACATTTCCCTCCATCCACCTGTGGACCCGGCTCCTGTCAGCACTGGCTGGCCTCCTCTATGCCTCGGCCATCGTGGCCCATGACCGGCGGCCTGAGTACCTGCTGCGGGCCACGCCCTGGTTCCTGACCTCCCTTGGCCGTGCGGCGCTGGACCTTGCT atcatttttctttcctgggtGATGAAAAGCAAGATGAGGCAGGCCTTGGGATTTGCCTCTGAAGCCAGAGGGAACCCCGACACGCAAGCCCTTCTGACCTgtgtggagaaggaggaagaaagccaGGAGGCAAGGACTGAG AATTCGGACTGGATGCCTCTCATCGCACTGCCGCACTGCAAGCCACTCAAGAGGATGGCAGCCATTAGTCGTTACATGGAGCTGACCATAGAGCCAGTGCAACAG GCAGGCTGCAGTGCCACCAGGCTGCCGGGCGACGGACAGACGAGCGCAGGAGTCGCGTCCCTGCAGGAGCCCCCGTCGTACCCTCCGGTTCAGGTCATCCGGGCCCGCGTctcctccagcagctcctcccaggcctcctccATCAACTCCGACCTCGAGGTACGGCTGTGTCCGCCGGCGGGTGCTCGGCGTCCGCCTTCACCCGCACTAGCCGGCGTCCCCGCGGTGGCGGCACCGCTCTCCTCTCACCCGCCCGCGCCGACCTCGCCAACCTCGCCAACCTCGCCACCTCGCGGCCGCTAA
- the TMEM44 gene encoding transmembrane protein 44 isoform X3, translated as MEEAPSPAPEPALWYWDYLDRCFARHRVCISFGLWICASSCWIAAHALLLYLRCGKKSGRDQSALCAACCLLTSLCDTVGAILAKQLTIQVFTGAYLAAIDLVSFVSILFPVCGSKFKSNSGRSSQERKKRQRLRASVFALALPLSLGPGWALWTAVPKASGPIRGPQRRLLGSLLQDNTEIFGYLLGSIAAFGSWASRIPPLSRICRGKTFPSIHLWTRLLSALAGLLYASAIVAHDRRPEYLLRATPWFLTSLGRAALDLAIIFLSWVMKSKMRQALGFASEARGNPDTQALLTCVEKEEESQEARTENSDWMPLIALPHCKPLKRMAAISRYMELTIEPVQQAGCSATRLPGDGQTSAGVASLQEPPSYPPVQVIRARVSSSSSSQASSINSDLEWDPEDVNLERNKDNMQMLRSQVHKWSVKPVDLTSDE; from the exons ATGGAGGAGGCGCCCAGCCCCGCGCCCGAGCCCGCGCTCTGGTACTGGGACTACCTGGACCGCTGCTTCGCTCGCCACCGCGTCTGCATCTCCTTCGGCCTGTGGATCTGCGCCTCCTCGTGCTGGATCGCCGCCCACGCGCT GCTTCTTTATCTGAGATGTGGGAAGAAATCTGGACGGGACCAGTCAGCGCTGTGTGCCGCGTGCTGCCTCCTGACCAGCCTATGTGACACAGTTGGGGCGATTCTGGCCAAACAGCTCACAATCCAG GTCTTCACTGGTGCCTACCTAGCAGCTATTGACCTGGTGAGCTTTGTGTCCATTCTCTTCCCAGTCTGTGGCTCCAAATTCAAGTCTAATTCGG GTCGGAGCtcccaggagaggaagaagaggcagcGGCTGAGGGCCAGCGTATTTGCCCTAGCCCTGCCGCTGAGCCTgggcccaggctgggctctgTGGACCGCTGTCCCAAAGGCTTCAGGCCCCATCCGAGGGCCGCAGCGGAGGTTGCTGGGAAGCCTGCTACAG GACAATACTGAAATCTTCGGCTACCTGCTGGGCAGTATCGCAGCCTTCGGCTCCTGGGCGTCCCGGATCCCCCCACTCTCCAGAATC TGCCGGGGTAAGACATTTCCCTCCATCCACCTGTGGACCCGGCTCCTGTCAGCACTGGCTGGCCTCCTCTATGCCTCGGCCATCGTGGCCCATGACCGGCGGCCTGAGTACCTGCTGCGGGCCACGCCCTGGTTCCTGACCTCCCTTGGCCGTGCGGCGCTGGACCTTGCT atcatttttctttcctgggtGATGAAAAGCAAGATGAGGCAGGCCTTGGGATTTGCCTCTGAAGCCAGAGGGAACCCCGACACGCAAGCCCTTCTGACCTgtgtggagaaggaggaagaaagccaGGAGGCAAGGACTGAG AATTCGGACTGGATGCCTCTCATCGCACTGCCGCACTGCAAGCCACTCAAGAGGATGGCAGCCATTAGTCGTTACATGGAGCTGACCATAGAGCCAGTGCAACAG GCAGGCTGCAGTGCCACCAGGCTGCCGGGCGACGGACAGACGAGCGCAGGAGTCGCGTCCCTGCAGGAGCCCCCGTCGTACCCTCCGGTTCAGGTCATCCGGGCCCGCGTctcctccagcagctcctcccaggcctcctccATCAACTCCGACCTCGAG
- the TMEM44 gene encoding transmembrane protein 44 isoform X2, producing MEEAPSPAPEPALWYWDYLDRCFARHRVCISFGLWICASSCWIAAHALLLYLRCGKKSGRDQSALCAACCLLTSLCDTVGAILAKQLTIQVFTGAYLAAIDLVSFVSILFPVCGSKFKSNSGRSSQERKKRQRLRASVFALALPLSLGPGWALWTAVPKASGPIRGPQRRLLGSLLQDNTEIFGYLLGSIAAFGSWASRIPPLSRICRGKTFPSIHLWTRLLSALAGLLYASAIVAHDRRPEYLLRATPWFLTSLGRAALDLAIIFLSWVMKSKMRQALGFASEARGNPDTQALLTCVEKEEESQENSDWMPLIALPHCKPLKRMAAISRYMELTIEPVQQAGCSATRLPGDGQTSAGVASLQEPPSYPPVQVIRARVSSSSSSQASSINSDLEVRLCPPAGARRPPSPALAGVPAVAAPLSSHPPAPTSPTSPTSPPRGR from the exons ATGGAGGAGGCGCCCAGCCCCGCGCCCGAGCCCGCGCTCTGGTACTGGGACTACCTGGACCGCTGCTTCGCTCGCCACCGCGTCTGCATCTCCTTCGGCCTGTGGATCTGCGCCTCCTCGTGCTGGATCGCCGCCCACGCGCT GCTTCTTTATCTGAGATGTGGGAAGAAATCTGGACGGGACCAGTCAGCGCTGTGTGCCGCGTGCTGCCTCCTGACCAGCCTATGTGACACAGTTGGGGCGATTCTGGCCAAACAGCTCACAATCCAG GTCTTCACTGGTGCCTACCTAGCAGCTATTGACCTGGTGAGCTTTGTGTCCATTCTCTTCCCAGTCTGTGGCTCCAAATTCAAGTCTAATTCGG GTCGGAGCtcccaggagaggaagaagaggcagcGGCTGAGGGCCAGCGTATTTGCCCTAGCCCTGCCGCTGAGCCTgggcccaggctgggctctgTGGACCGCTGTCCCAAAGGCTTCAGGCCCCATCCGAGGGCCGCAGCGGAGGTTGCTGGGAAGCCTGCTACAG GACAATACTGAAATCTTCGGCTACCTGCTGGGCAGTATCGCAGCCTTCGGCTCCTGGGCGTCCCGGATCCCCCCACTCTCCAGAATC TGCCGGGGTAAGACATTTCCCTCCATCCACCTGTGGACCCGGCTCCTGTCAGCACTGGCTGGCCTCCTCTATGCCTCGGCCATCGTGGCCCATGACCGGCGGCCTGAGTACCTGCTGCGGGCCACGCCCTGGTTCCTGACCTCCCTTGGCCGTGCGGCGCTGGACCTTGCT atcatttttctttcctgggtGATGAAAAGCAAGATGAGGCAGGCCTTGGGATTTGCCTCTGAAGCCAGAGGGAACCCCGACACGCAAGCCCTTCTGACCTgtgtggagaaggaggaagaaagccaGGAG AATTCGGACTGGATGCCTCTCATCGCACTGCCGCACTGCAAGCCACTCAAGAGGATGGCAGCCATTAGTCGTTACATGGAGCTGACCATAGAGCCAGTGCAACAG GCAGGCTGCAGTGCCACCAGGCTGCCGGGCGACGGACAGACGAGCGCAGGAGTCGCGTCCCTGCAGGAGCCCCCGTCGTACCCTCCGGTTCAGGTCATCCGGGCCCGCGTctcctccagcagctcctcccaggcctcctccATCAACTCCGACCTCGAGGTACGGCTGTGTCCGCCGGCGGGTGCTCGGCGTCCGCCTTCACCCGCACTAGCCGGCGTCCCCGCGGTGGCGGCACCGCTCTCCTCTCACCCGCCCGCGCCGACCTCGCCAACCTCGCCAACCTCGCCACCTCGCGGCCGCTAA